The sequence ATGATTGTGACTTCCATGGCTGAATTAGTTAGCAGGACTGATTAAAAAATGAATTCCATTTCGCTCTTGTTACTTATTATCATCAAACCTAACATCAGCACTTCACTAGAATGTGGAGTCCCGCAGCAAAAAACAACGGAACTAATAGTAAATGGTAAGAATGCGGTTAAAGGAAAGTGGCCGTGGCATGTtgcaattttccacaaaaatcaTCCCTCCACTACGTACGTTTGCGGTGGAACACTAATATCTGCTACGCATGTCCTGACGGCAGCGCATTGTGTAATCAACTCAAACACTGGGTATTTGATGCCTAGTAAAAGCATCTTAGTTGAAGTCGGTGCGTATGATTTGATACACGATTTTCACGGCAGACAGCGGCATTTGATCAGAGCCACACATAAGATGGAAAACTACAACAGAGCTAGTCTCAAACATGACATAGCTATTCTGGAGCTTGATTCGGAAGTTGAGTTCAATCAGTATGTCCATCCGGCTTGCGTTTACCAGGGAAAGGAATTGACCGGGAAGAACGGAACAGTAATCGGATGGGGCATAACAGAGAACAACAAAGTGTCCAGTATTTTGAAGGTAGCGGTGCTACCAGTGATTGACACTATTACGTGCTTAACGAGCAACCGATATGTATTCGGACCAACTTTAGACAAAGGGATGTTCTGCGCTGGGTACATCGAGGGTACCAGCGTCTGTAACGGTGACAGCGGAGGTGGTATGTTTTTCGATGTGGATGGCGCATGGCACATTGGAGGAATTGTATCGTACAAGCAGGTGAGAGACGACAACGAATTACTTTGTCAAACGGATGGATATGCAGTTTTTACAAAGATCTACGATTATTTGCCGTGGATTGGCGAAGTGATCGGAGCGAAAATATCGAGTGTTGAAGGAAGAGAATTATCTGACTTGGATAACTGCGAGCCAAAAGCTGATGATGGACCAAAATTGGGTTGGGGTATTTTCCCCAGAAGCTGTGGAATATACACTCCCAACCGGATTATGTTTGGCGAAGTTGCACGagtcttcgaatttccttggatgGCAATTCTTCTATACAAGGACGAGAACCTTAATTGCGCGGGAACACTCATCAATAGGCGCTACGTCTTAACGTCCGCGCTTTGCCTTCAGTCAAGTCTTCCGTAAGTTGGGGTATCGATATTTCGGAGAGATAATATATTAAAATATTCTTATTTTAGCGAACGAATAAGACTGGGAGAACACACCTGGTATCAAGACATCGACTGCAACGACGATTATGATTGTGCTCCT comes from Armigeres subalbatus isolate Guangzhou_Male chromosome 2, GZ_Asu_2, whole genome shotgun sequence and encodes:
- the LOC134217005 gene encoding polyserase-2-like, with amino-acid sequence MNSISLLLLIIIKPNISTSLECGVPQQKTTELIVNGKNAVKGKWPWHVAIFHKNHPSTTYVCGGTLISATHVLTAAHCVINSNTGYLMPSKSILVEVGAYDLIHDFHGRQRHLIRATHKMENYNRASLKHDIAILELDSEVEFNQYVHPACVYQGKELTGKNGTVIGWGITENNKVSSILKVAVLPVIDTITCLTSNRYVFGPTLDKGMFCAGYIEGTSVCNGDSGGGMFFDVDGAWHIGGIVSYKQVRDDNELLCQTDGYAVFTKIYDYLPWIGEVIGAKISSVEGRELSDLDNCEPKADDGPKLGWGIFPRSCGIYTPNRIMFGEVARVFEFPWMAILLYKDENLNCAGTLINRRYVLTSALCLQSSLPERIRLGEHTWYQDIDCNDDYDCAPPVRDFQIECVVQHQDYNEYTGMNNIALIRLSEGVLFEDHIQPICLPLTTELRSVELPSYIIAGWGSTEHAVLSIMLRKASIGVISGHEQCQQLFTEDDYDPGSVYYDQYCTVTEDSPGYCFGDGGGPLGQTVRFNGMRFVQFGIFSNGWGTCNRSKTVFTKVGAHMDWIMANVRP